A stretch of DNA from Candidatus Melainabacteria bacterium:
CTATGAAGCGGCAGGGAAATTCATTCAATTCCACCGAGCCGAGCCAGATCAAGTCTGGCGCAGAGGCACTGATCTCCCAAAAACCTTTGACCATGTGTTATACCTCAGATCAAGTGATCGTTCAGCTGACGTCAGGCGACAGCTGGTTGTCGCTGGTTTACAGTGGTGATGCCTATCAAGCCCAGCGAGAGAATGCGGACGTCAAATATGTAATTCCTCAAAACGGCACTTCCATCTGGCTGGACAGTCTCTGCATTCCCAACGGCGCGCCACACGTTGAAAACGCTTACAAATGGATCAATTACATGCTGGAGCCGCAAGTTGCTGCCGCTACTGCCTCTTACACGCGTTATGCTACTCCCAATCAGGCAGCATTCAAACTGATTCCAACCAATGTTGCAAAAGATCCAAACCTCTACCCGCCACCAGATGTAATGGCAAATTGCGAAGAGCTGGGCGACATAGGAAAAGCTATATTTATCTACGATCAGTTCTGGACCGAACTGAAATGCTCTTGAGGGTCGAATGACAGCAATACAAGAACGGCAGAGCGAGCAAATTCTCTTCATCTCACTCGAACACTGGGACAACGTCTGGCGCCGCAACCAGATCATCTGCGCTCAACTACTGGCACGGCACCCGCAAGCTGAAATTCTCTGGGTAGGTCCACCTACAGATCTCTGGAACATACAGGGAATCAAATCGGTTAACGCCCCGCTCGGCACGCTCTTCAGACCAGCAGGCAAGGAGATGAAGCTGTATGCGCTGAAACCTTTTAAACCGCTGCCAAATGTTGTCGGACGTAAGCTTAATGAACGCCTCTTCGTGCAGTGTGTATCGGCAGCAATCAAAAAACTGGGATGGAAGAATTACATTACCTGGGTCAACAATCAGTCATACTGCCATCTTCTGCCCTATGAGAATTCCACAAAATTGATCTACGACATCACCGATGATTGGTCGCATGCCTCTGTGCCACCACATATACTGGCGCAAGTGAAAGCAGACGATGAATGGATGCTGCACAACGCCGATGAAGTAATCGTTTGCAGCGAGGACCTCCTGAAGAACAAGCGGGACCGAAGCAAGAGCATTCACCTGATTCGAAACGGTGTAAAACTAAAACCCTACTTGCCGGAATCGCTTGTCCAGACAGCAACACCGTCCGAGATGAAGCTGGAAGGTTCGATAGCTGGATACATCGGCACTCTTCACGAAGACAGGCTGGATGTTGAGTTGGTTATTGAGAGCGCCGGCAAACTGCGGTCTATCAACTTCGTTTTCATCGGACCGAATTCTCTCACCGCCGAAAACACCCGCAGACTGACAGAGTTGCCAAACGTGCACATTTTTGGGGCGCGCCCTTACGAACAGCTGCCAGCATATATGAGCGCATTCGATATCTGTATAACACCACATGTGGTGAGTCCATTTACAGAATCGCTCGACCCAATCAAAATGTATGAATACATGGCTACCGGCAAGCCGATCGTTTCAACAGCCTGTGCCGGCTTCAGAGACTTAAGGGACCTGATTCATATTGCCGATAACACCGGTCGATTCACAAGCCTGGTAACCGTGGCAATTGAGGAAAGTAAACAGATTACCGTCAATGCCCCGAGCAACGGGGACGCCGGCACGGGCAACGCCAGCGCTGGCAGCAGGGCTCGAGTAGCTTGGGCTGGCGAGCAGACGTGGGATAAGCGCGTCGATGCTGTTGAGCAGATTTTGAACTGGAATCCCGCAGCCGCGCCAGTCTAGGGCAACACTTTGTAGAAGGCGAAATCAGTGCCACGAATCAAGAGCTTGATTCTTGGATCGTTTGCATGGTGCGACTCATCGTTCGCGTTCATAATCAAATAGTCCGGATGGTACCGATCTATAAAGCCTGGATCGTTTCCGCCCATGTAGCGAATCATATCCGCAGTCTTTTCCTGAAAGGAAGGCGTGGCTACATGCGAGACATAACAGCGCGAACCAGTCGTGCGCATCAGATATTGCTGCATGTACTGATATTCAATTTTGCTTGCAATCAGAGGCGCCTTCTGGTTCGAGGCAAGCAAGTATTTACGAACATCTTCCAGCTGGTTTGGCATCCAACTCGTCGCAGTGGTTGTATACGGATGAT
This window harbors:
- a CDS encoding glycosyltransferase translates to MTAIQERQSEQILFISLEHWDNVWRRNQIICAQLLARHPQAEILWVGPPTDLWNIQGIKSVNAPLGTLFRPAGKEMKLYALKPFKPLPNVVGRKLNERLFVQCVSAAIKKLGWKNYITWVNNQSYCHLLPYENSTKLIYDITDDWSHASVPPHILAQVKADDEWMLHNADEVIVCSEDLLKNKRDRSKSIHLIRNGVKLKPYLPESLVQTATPSEMKLEGSIAGYIGTLHEDRLDVELVIESAGKLRSINFVFIGPNSLTAENTRRLTELPNVHIFGARPYEQLPAYMSAFDICITPHVVSPFTESLDPIKMYEYMATGKPIVSTACAGFRDLRDLIHIADNTGRFTSLVTVAIEESKQITVNAPSNGDAGTGNASAGSRARVAWAGEQTWDKRVDAVEQILNWNPAAAPV